A genomic segment from Conger conger chromosome 2, fConCon1.1, whole genome shotgun sequence encodes:
- the LOC133115158 gene encoding leucine-rich repeat, immunoglobulin-like domain and transmembrane domain-containing protein 1 yields MFPNFCWVFCLALGCLPLVCSSCPSQCSCFYHKLSDGSKARSVLCNDPEISLIPANFPADTSKLRIEKTAIRRISSETFNYLNNLEFLWMSFNSLSSLSVDSFRGLYSLDELRLDGNVLTSFPWESLIDMPSLRLLDLHNNQIASVPSEATIYIKNLTYLDLSSNNLITVPSEVLSTWLAVKPTPDTENPKMILGLHDNPWACDCRLYDLVQFQKSPSSSVALIDTRLRCSDPESLAGVLLGDAELRRCQGPRVHTAVARIRSAVGNSVLLRCGTVGVPVPELSWERADRKQMNGTVLQEISKEGIVWSILSVPAVSHSDSGKYICRATNFIGSADALISLVITDDVKSENLTGSSKRFRGRKPAGVGKAAYQDKLVARYMAPTTTAIMPIIEPLGEEIDSDSVSDDSAANGQTASPADSDGLLEAERAMLSNLAANASSLQQAPERRVVRSVKVIGDTDHTVSLNWRAPMATNTTAFSVLYAVFGERDMRRINVDPGKNRITIEGLVPKTKYIACVCVKGLIPKKEQCVIFSTDEAASASGTQKLINVVVITVACVIAVPLTLIVCCGALKRRCQKLLGRKSKDIQDSYVTFETLSPGTKAKGLEGEYLRRLHPDESNRLLSARSSVDSEATARTEGQPNEYFC; encoded by the exons ATGTTTCCCAATTTCTGTTGGGTTTTCTGCTTGGCACTGGGTTGTCTCCCTCTGGTTTGTAGTTCGTGTCCATCTCAGTGCAGCTGCTTTTATCACAAGCTGAGTGATGGATCCAAGGCCAG gAGTGTTCTCTGCAACGACCCAGAGATCTCACTGATACCTGCAAATTTTCCTGCGGATACCTCCAAACTTCGAATTGAGAAGACGGCAATAAGGAGGATTTCGAGCGAAACTTTTAATTACCTCAACAATCTGGAATTCCTTTGGATGTCTTTCAATTCTCTGTCGTCTTTAAGTGTGGACAGTTTCCGTGGTTTGTACAGCCTGGACGAACTAAGACTCGATGGGAATGTCCTCACCTCTTTCCCGTGGGAATCGCTGATCGACATGCCGAGCCTGAGGCTTCTCGATCTACACAATAACCAAATTGCATCAGTCCCAAGTGAAGCCACGATTTACATCAAAAACCTAACATACCTGGATCTATCGAGCAATAACCTGATAACTGTTCCATCAGAGGTTCTCTCAACATGGTTAGCTGTAAAGCCCACTCCAGATACAGAAAATCCCAAAATGATTCTTG GCCTCCATGACAACCCCTGGGCGTGTGACTGCCGGCTCTATGACCTGGTCCAGTTCCAGAAGTCTCCGTCCTCCTCCGTGGCCCTCATCGACACCAGGCTGCGCTGTTCGGACCCGGAGAGCCTGGCGGGGGTTCTGCTGGGCGACGCCGAGCTGAGGCGGTGTCAGGGCCCCAGGGTCCACACGGCGGTGGCGCGCATACGCAGCGCCGTGGGCAACAGCGTGCTGCTGCGCTGCGGGACCGTCGGGGTCCCCGTCCCCGAGCTCTCCTGGGAGCGGGCCGACAGGAAGCAGATGAACGGCACCG TTCTGCAGGAAATCTCAAAGGAGGGAATAGTCTGGTCCATTTTAAGCGTACCGGCGGTATCTCATTCCGACTCGGGCAAATACATCTGCCGAGCGACCAATTTCATCGGCAGCGCGGACGCCCTCATTTCATTGGTCATAACGGACGATGTGAAGTCAGAGAACCTGACGGGCAGCTCGAAGAGATTCAGGGGCAGGAAGCCAGCCGGGGTGGGCAAGGCGGCCTATCAGGACAAGCTGGTGGCGAGGTACATGGCCCCGACAACCACAGCGATCATGCCTATCATCGAGCCGCTAGGCGAGGAGATCGACAGCGACAGCGTCTCTGACGACAGCGCAGCGAACGGGCAGACGGCCAGCCCGGCGGACAGCGACGGCCTGCTGGAGGCGGAGAGGGCCATGCTGAGCAACCTCGCGGCTAACGCCTCCTCCCTGCAGCAGGCCCCCGAGAGGAGGGTGGTCAGGTCGGTCAAGGTGATCGGAGACACCGACCACACCGTCTCCCTGAACTGGAGGGCGCCCATGGCCACCAACACCACGGCCTTCAGCGTGCTCTACGCCGTCTTCGGGGAGAGGGACATGCGGCGGATCAACGTGGACCCGGGCAAGAACAGAATCACCATCGAGGGCCTGGTGCCAAAGACGAAGTACATCGCCTGCGTGTGCGTCAAAGGGCTGATCCCGAAAAAGGAGCAGTGCGTAATCTTCTCAACAGACGAGGCCGCCAGCGCGAGCGGGACCCAGAAGCTTATCAACGTGGTGGTGATCACCGTGGCCTGCGTGATAGCCGTGCCCCTGACTCTCATCGTCTGCTGCGGGGCGCTGAAGAGGCGCTGTCAGAAGCTCCTGGGCAGGAAGTCCAAGGACATCCAGGACTCCTACGTCACATTTGAGAC
- the LOC133122585 gene encoding RPE-retinal G protein-coupled receptor-like: protein MVTTYALPEGFTDSDMVTFGSAFLMEGVLGFFLNAISVVSFLAVKEMRTPSNFFIFNLALADVSLNVNGIIAGYASFLRHWPFGVSGCQNHAFQGMVSALASINFIGAVAWDRYHQYCTKQKLFWSSSMTMSGIVWVLSIFWAFLPLAGWGEYGFEPLGTSCTLDYSKGDRNYTTYMLTLTFFYLIIPALTMLTSYQSIQKHFKKTRKYKLNTAWPLRVMLVCWGPYVLLCMYASIDNALAISPKFRMVLPVLAKTTPIFHSLLYAFGTESYRAGIWQFLTGKKMALPPPEKSKK, encoded by the exons ATGGTTACAACGTACGCTTTACCGGAGGGGTTCACGGACTCTGATATGGTTACATTCGGGTCTGCATTTCTTATGGAAG GTGTCCTTGGATTCTTTCTCAATGCCATCTCAGTAGTTTCATTCCTTGCAGTTAAGGAGATGCGAACCCCAAGTAATTTCTTTATCTTTAACCTGGCCCTGGCTGATGTTAGTCTTAATGTGAATGGCATCATTGCTGGCTATGCAAGCTTTCTAAG ACACTGGCCTTTTGGGGTAAGTGGTTGTCAGAACCATGCCTTCCAGGGAATGGTGTCTGCCCTTGCCAGCATCAACTTCATTGGTGCAGTTGCCTGGGACAGATACCACCAGTACTGCACCA AACAGAAGCTGTTTTGGAGTAGTTCAATGACTATGTCTGGTATAGTCTGGGTGCTCTCTATCTTCTGGGCTTTCCTTCCCCTGGCTGGATGGGGTGAATATGGCTTTGAGCCCCTAGGAACGAGCTGTACTCTGGACTACAGCAAGGGTGACAG GAACTACACCACCTACATGCTGACCCTGACCTTCTTCTACCTGATAATCCCAGCTCTGACCATGCTCACGTCTTACCAGTCCATTCAGAAGCACTTCAAAAAGACCAGGAAGTACAAG TTAAACACTGCCTGGCCATTGAGGGTAATGCTGGTTTGCTGGGGACCTTATGTCCTCCTCTGTATGTATGCCAGTATTGACAACGCCTTGGCTATCAGTCCAAAGTTTAGAATG GTGCTTCCTGTTTTGGCAAAAACCACCCCTATCTTTCACTCCCTCCTGTACGCCTTTGGAACTGAGAGCTACAGGGCAGGAATCTGGCAGTTCCTCACCGGAAAGAAAATGGCGTTGCCGCCACCtgaaaagtctaaaaaataa